In Juglans microcarpa x Juglans regia isolate MS1-56 chromosome 7D, Jm3101_v1.0, whole genome shotgun sequence, the following are encoded in one genomic region:
- the LOC121238484 gene encoding uncharacterized protein LOC121238484 isoform X2, whose amino-acid sequence MKIKAASSIVVVALISALLPCGRALPSTTAPAFLWSPYLHHDSFSSYVVKDVVNYQTIYSKDIARSILTEGGWSNILCSGNKLQHPVDLALVFVGRELRSSDISAGKHVDSAIVDLLKVSFTRSKFSIAFPYIAASEEETMENLLVSGFMETCGHNLGITNVTFLGSCSVEDGKFQKLADLHSIHDYLVSRSGKRQKGQADLVVFCHGGSHSSKDLDQPQSESEILSELINFVEQSGAKYAALYVSDPLRSPHYPSSQELGRFLAENASGNQSANSTICDEVCQIKSSLLEGLLVAIVLLIILISGICCMMGIDTPTRFETLQET is encoded by the exons ATGAAGATCAAGGCAGCTTCTTCTATTGTGGTGGTGGCCTTGATTTCAGCTCTGCTTCCATGTGGGCGGGCCCTGCCTTCAACCACCGCGCCCGCCTTTCTCTGGTCACCTTACCTTCATCATGATTC gttCTCAAGTTATGTGGTTAAGGATGTTGTAAACTATCAGACCATCTATTCGAAGGATATAGCAAGGTCTATTCTGACTGAAGGTGGCTGGTCAAACATACTG TGCTCAGGGAATAAACTTCAGCACCCTGTGGATCTAGCACTTGTCTTTGTTGGTAGAGAG TTGCGATCTTCAGATATTTCAGCTGGCAAACATGTAGACTCAGCTATTGTTGACTTGCTCAAG GTCTCTTTCACAAGATCTAAATTCTCTATTGCATTCCCATATATTGCTGCATCGGAGGAGGAGACAATGGAAAATTTGTTGGTTTCAGGGTTTATGGAAACTTGTGGGCATAATTTAGGAATCACTAATGTTACTTTCCTGGGGTCCTGTTCTGTAGAGGATGGGAAGTTTCAAAAACTTGCAGACCTGCACTCAATACAT GATTATCTGGTTTCAAGGAGTGGAAAGAGGCAGAAGGGGCAAGCAGATTTGGTTGTGTTCTGCCATGGAGGGTCTCATAGCTCAAAAGATCTTGACCAACCACAATCTGAGA GTGAGATTTTGTCTGAGCTGATCAATTTTGTGGAGCAGTCTGGAGCGAAATATGCAGCTCTCTATGTTTCTGATCCCTTAAGGTCACCTCATTATCCTTCTTCTCAGGAGCTGGGAAGGTTTCTTGCTGAAAATGCCTCAGGAAATCAATCAGCCAATTCTACAATCTGTGATGAAGTTTGCCAGATTAAATCATCACTTCTGGAGGGACTTCTAGTT
- the LOC121238484 gene encoding uncharacterized protein LOC121238484 isoform X1 produces the protein MKIKAASSIVVVALISALLPCGRALPSTTAPAFLWSPYLHHDSFSSYVVKDVVNYQTIYSKDIARSILTEGGWSNILCSGNKLQHPVDLALVFVGRELRSSDISAGKHVDSAIVDLLKVSFTRSKFSIAFPYIAASEEETMENLLVSGFMETCGHNLGITNVTFLGSCSVEDGKFQKLADLHSIHDYLVSRSGKRQKGQADLVVFCHGGSHSSKDLDQPQSEIKSAGEILSELINFVEQSGAKYAALYVSDPLRSPHYPSSQELGRFLAENASGNQSANSTICDEVCQIKSSLLEGLLVAIVLLIILISGICCMMGIDTPTRFETLQET, from the exons ATGAAGATCAAGGCAGCTTCTTCTATTGTGGTGGTGGCCTTGATTTCAGCTCTGCTTCCATGTGGGCGGGCCCTGCCTTCAACCACCGCGCCCGCCTTTCTCTGGTCACCTTACCTTCATCATGATTC gttCTCAAGTTATGTGGTTAAGGATGTTGTAAACTATCAGACCATCTATTCGAAGGATATAGCAAGGTCTATTCTGACTGAAGGTGGCTGGTCAAACATACTG TGCTCAGGGAATAAACTTCAGCACCCTGTGGATCTAGCACTTGTCTTTGTTGGTAGAGAG TTGCGATCTTCAGATATTTCAGCTGGCAAACATGTAGACTCAGCTATTGTTGACTTGCTCAAG GTCTCTTTCACAAGATCTAAATTCTCTATTGCATTCCCATATATTGCTGCATCGGAGGAGGAGACAATGGAAAATTTGTTGGTTTCAGGGTTTATGGAAACTTGTGGGCATAATTTAGGAATCACTAATGTTACTTTCCTGGGGTCCTGTTCTGTAGAGGATGGGAAGTTTCAAAAACTTGCAGACCTGCACTCAATACAT GATTATCTGGTTTCAAGGAGTGGAAAGAGGCAGAAGGGGCAAGCAGATTTGGTTGTGTTCTGCCATGGAGGGTCTCATAGCTCAAAAGATCTTGACCAACCACAATCTGAGA TCAAATCTGCAGGTGAGATTTTGTCTGAGCTGATCAATTTTGTGGAGCAGTCTGGAGCGAAATATGCAGCTCTCTATGTTTCTGATCCCTTAAGGTCACCTCATTATCCTTCTTCTCAGGAGCTGGGAAGGTTTCTTGCTGAAAATGCCTCAGGAAATCAATCAGCCAATTCTACAATCTGTGATGAAGTTTGCCAGATTAAATCATCACTTCTGGAGGGACTTCTAGTT